From a region of the Dehalococcoidia bacterium genome:
- a CDS encoding APC family permease, whose amino-acid sequence MSGTARNGARGDGPVGDESRVIRLQRRAGHPRLESPERLTGSKPGQSAVRIVRPRERRFEQPEEGTLVATERAIAPRTGAERLWRAVRRVAVGKPISSAHSEEQRLSKAKALAVFSSDALSSSAYATDEILITLAAAGTVSFSYALPLAGAIVVLLAIVAISYRQTIRAYPGGGGAFIVARENLGQFAGLTAAAALATDYVLTVAVSIAAGVLAVVSAFPYLEPLQIELALAFIAFITIANLRGIKESGTIFAIPTYGFILSFGVLIASGLARAVTDPGLTAEVPESAYPAGSSALTAFLVLRAFASGCTALTGIEAISDGVPAFKRPEWKNAATTLVWMAAILATLFLGITVLARVFEVQPAEHISVAAQIGRTVFGESPPFYVIQAFTALILILAANTSYADFPRLASILARDRFLPHQFSFRGDKLAFSNGILVLGLASSALVVLFEADVTKLIPLYAFGVFVSFTLSQAGMVARWLRRREAGWRAGVVVNGFGAVTTGVVAVIVGATKFSHGAWISMAAMSVLALMFWGISRHYAQVSAALRLRGPALVLPGRQVRQTVLVPVEGLDLAVLKLIDYATSLTSSVIAIHVTDDMEAGKRLKAEWESTVVDVPLVVISSPYRSLVAPILSYLDAMDRSDGRQIVSVLLPEIRTGLPGTGWLHNQTARRLKKALLSRPGTAIIELPYDLSAEGPA is encoded by the coding sequence ATGTCCGGGACGGCCCGCAACGGCGCCAGAGGCGACGGACCGGTAGGTGACGAGTCGCGCGTGATCCGGCTCCAACGCCGCGCCGGCCACCCGCGGCTGGAGTCTCCCGAACGCCTGACCGGCTCCAAGCCTGGCCAGAGCGCGGTGCGCATCGTCCGCCCGCGCGAGCGCCGCTTCGAGCAACCGGAGGAGGGCACGCTCGTAGCGACCGAGCGGGCCATCGCGCCCCGCACCGGCGCGGAACGCCTCTGGCGGGCGGTGCGCAGGGTGGCCGTGGGCAAGCCCATCTCCTCCGCGCATTCCGAGGAGCAGCGGCTCTCGAAGGCGAAGGCCCTGGCCGTCTTCTCCTCTGACGCGCTCTCTTCGAGCGCTTACGCAACGGACGAAATCCTCATCACCCTGGCAGCGGCAGGGACCGTGTCGTTCTCCTACGCGCTGCCGCTCGCCGGCGCCATCGTCGTGCTGCTGGCCATCGTTGCCATCTCCTACCGCCAGACAATCCGCGCCTATCCCGGCGGGGGCGGGGCGTTCATCGTCGCCCGGGAGAACCTCGGGCAGTTCGCCGGCCTCACGGCTGCCGCGGCCCTGGCGACCGACTACGTCCTCACGGTGGCAGTCTCCATCGCCGCCGGAGTGCTGGCCGTAGTTTCCGCGTTTCCATACCTCGAACCCCTGCAGATCGAGTTGGCGCTGGCCTTCATCGCCTTCATCACCATCGCCAACCTGCGAGGCATCAAGGAGTCCGGGACCATCTTCGCCATCCCCACCTACGGCTTCATCCTGTCCTTCGGCGTGCTCATCGCCTCCGGGCTCGCGCGCGCCGTCACGGACCCGGGGCTAACGGCAGAGGTGCCGGAGTCGGCGTATCCCGCCGGCTCATCGGCCCTGACCGCGTTTCTGGTCCTCCGCGCCTTCGCCTCCGGCTGCACGGCGCTCACGGGCATAGAGGCTATCTCGGACGGAGTCCCGGCCTTCAAGCGGCCGGAATGGAAGAACGCGGCCACAACCCTGGTCTGGATGGCCGCAATCCTGGCCACGCTCTTCCTCGGCATCACCGTGCTGGCGCGAGTCTTCGAGGTGCAGCCGGCCGAGCACATCTCGGTGGCAGCCCAGATCGGCAGGACTGTCTTCGGCGAATCGCCGCCCTTCTACGTGATCCAGGCCTTCACCGCGCTCATCCTGATCCTGGCGGCGAACACGTCCTACGCCGACTTCCCGAGACTGGCGTCCATCCTCGCGCGCGACCGCTTCTTGCCCCACCAGTTCAGCTTCCGAGGCGACAAGCTGGCGTTCTCGAACGGCATCCTGGTCCTTGGCCTCGCCTCCAGCGCCCTGGTCGTCCTCTTCGAGGCCGACGTCACGAAGCTAATCCCGCTATACGCCTTCGGCGTCTTCGTGTCCTTCACGCTGTCTCAGGCGGGGATGGTGGCGCGCTGGCTGCGCCGCAGGGAAGCGGGCTGGCGGGCCGGCGTGGTCGTAAACGGCTTCGGCGCCGTCACCACCGGCGTGGTCGCTGTCATCGTCGGTGCCACCAAGTTCAGCCACGGCGCCTGGATCTCCATGGCGGCGATGTCGGTGCTGGCCCTGATGTTCTGGGGCATCAGCCGCCACTACGCCCAGGTCAGCGCCGCCCTGCGTTTGCGAGGCCCGGCCCTTGTCCTGCCCGGCCGCCAGGTCCGGCAAACGGTCCTGGTGCCGGTGGAGGGCCTGGACCTCGCGGTCCTCAAGCTCATCGACTACGCGACTTCTCTCACCAGCTCCGTCATCGCCATCCACGTTACGGACGACATGGAGGCCGGAAAGCGCCTGAAGGCAGAGTGGGAGTCCACGGTGGTCGACGTGCCTTTGGTTGTCATCAGCTCACCCTATCGCTCGCTCGTCGCGCCGATTCTCTCCTACCTCGACGCGATGGACCGGTCAGACGGCAGACAGATCGTCTCCGTCCTCCTTCCCGAGATACGCACCGGCCTGCCGGGCACAGGCTGGCTCCACAACCAGACCGCCCGCCGGCTGAAGAAGGCGCTGCTGAGCCGCCCCGGCACCGCAATCATCGAGTTGCCTTACGACCTGTCCGCCGAGGGCCCCGCCTGA
- a CDS encoding SRPBCC domain-containing protein, with the protein MDSDRIEREIMISATLERVWQVLTHPLNWVGEGDQAAFDLREGATIIFEMGDTRLHQQVVRIEPMRYLSYRWAPYPIYKGEAPRQGNTTLVEFMLSEEEGKVRLRVVESGFDGLDAPEGLRRDGAGQNAEGWVGALAALKEQAESA; encoded by the coding sequence ATGGACAGCGACAGGATCGAGCGCGAAATCATGATCTCGGCGACCCTCGAGCGGGTCTGGCAGGTGCTTACCCACCCCCTCAACTGGGTCGGCGAGGGTGACCAGGCGGCGTTCGATCTCAGAGAGGGCGCCACCATCATCTTCGAGATGGGCGATACGCGGCTGCACCAACAGGTGGTCAGGATCGAACCCATGCGGTACCTCTCCTATCGCTGGGCTCCCTATCCCATCTACAAGGGCGAAGCACCCCGGCAAGGCAACACGACGCTCGTGGAGTTCATGCTGTCCGAGGAGGAAGGCAAGGTGCGTTTGCGTGTCGTGGAGAGCGGCTTCGATGGCCTCGATGCGCCGGAAGGACTCCGGCGCGACGGGGCGGGACAGAACGCCGAGGGTTGGGTGGGCGCCCTCGCGGCCCTCAAGGAACAGGCCGAGTCAGCATGA
- a CDS encoding response regulator transcription factor, whose product MSGARVLVVDDEPQLRRAVRRSLDGHGYDVREAEDARSALEAYQHFRPDVVLLDLMLPDMSGIEVCREMRHMRETPIIVLSVLGDEKAKVQALDQGADDYLTKPFGMDELLARIRVALRRAGAPRASDGAIHIGDLSIDPSRRRVTLAGADVHLTPTEYSLLLYLAGHAGKVLTHPMILRAVWGSEYEGDTHVLRTYINQLRAKLKDDPANPRYIRTDPGVGYRFAES is encoded by the coding sequence ATGAGCGGCGCGCGCGTCCTCGTCGTCGATGACGAGCCGCAGTTGCGGCGGGCCGTGCGCCGCTCCCTCGACGGCCACGGCTACGACGTCCGCGAGGCCGAAGACGCCCGTTCCGCACTGGAGGCGTATCAGCACTTCCGCCCGGACGTCGTCTTGCTGGACCTGATGCTGCCCGACATGAGCGGCATCGAAGTCTGCCGCGAAATGCGCCACATGCGTGAGACACCGATCATCGTCCTTTCCGTCCTGGGAGACGAGAAGGCGAAGGTGCAAGCGCTCGATCAGGGCGCCGACGACTACCTGACGAAGCCCTTCGGCATGGACGAGTTGCTGGCGCGTATCCGCGTCGCCCTCCGCCGCGCCGGCGCGCCGCGCGCCTCCGATGGCGCGATCCACATCGGCGACCTCTCGATCGACCCTTCGCGCCGGCGCGTCACTCTCGCCGGCGCCGATGTCCACCTGACCCCGACCGAGTACTCCCTCCTCCTCTACTTGGCCGGGCACGCCGGCAAGGTGCTCACGCACCCGATGATCCTGCGCGCCGTCTGGGGCAGCGAATACGAAGGCGACACGCACGTCCTGCGCACCTACATCAACCAACTGCGGGCCAAGCTCAAGGACGACCCCGCGAACCCGCGCTATATCCGCACGGACCCGGGCGTCGGCTACCGCTTCGCCGAATCCTGA
- a CDS encoding ATP-binding protein, whose translation MSIIRDRGALAGIAAATAGIVLLTALLAPFRSQVGTLNEGLFYLLLTLLIASRFGRMPGIYAAIVSNASLNFFFVEPLYRFEVAELRNVFGLAIFLVVSVIGSSMLSSAQESLAEARRVQAQTEVLLRLSRSMIGQTEPQAALDGLVRQVVEAFGASGAAVLTLGASGWEVLSAVGGPAAARPLTPEERSMAERALQLRAIQGVGQTGLRTSRLARVVGGAPPSRPGPVIIAPLVLGDAPLGVLRLDGPVQAPAFRERPQELLQAFAGEAALTLQRLALQRAAARSEVLEEASEAKTSLMMSLSHDLKTPLAAIKASVSSLLDNSVDWPEADVRAFLETIDSQVDRLDRTISDILDLNRLESGGVRPLLRQVEARDLLEDARERCLPLTRGRTVEVDAPSGLTLVVDPSLAVQALVNLLENAAKYSPESGRLRLSASALDGDVELAVEDEGPGIPEEDLPRVFERFYRLPRSGGDAQGTGLGLALVKAFTTLSGGSVDVASGPSGSRFSLRFPAGTVSRGAA comes from the coding sequence GTGAGCATCATTCGCGACAGGGGCGCCCTCGCCGGGATTGCGGCCGCCACGGCGGGCATCGTACTGCTCACGGCTCTCCTGGCGCCCTTCCGTTCGCAGGTGGGCACCCTCAACGAGGGCCTGTTCTACCTCCTGCTCACCCTGCTCATCGCCTCGCGGTTCGGCCGCATGCCCGGCATCTACGCCGCCATAGTCTCGAACGCCTCCCTCAACTTCTTCTTCGTCGAGCCCCTGTACCGCTTCGAGGTCGCCGAGCTCCGCAACGTATTCGGCCTGGCAATCTTCCTGGTCGTCTCCGTAATCGGGAGCTCCATGCTCTCGTCGGCCCAGGAATCCCTGGCCGAGGCGCGGCGCGTGCAGGCCCAGACAGAAGTGCTGCTGCGCTTGAGCCGGTCGATGATCGGCCAGACGGAACCTCAGGCAGCGCTCGATGGGCTCGTGAGGCAGGTTGTCGAGGCCTTCGGGGCGAGCGGCGCGGCCGTTCTTACCCTGGGGGCGTCCGGCTGGGAGGTCCTATCAGCCGTTGGCGGGCCCGCGGCCGCACGGCCCCTGACGCCTGAAGAAAGGTCGATGGCCGAGCGGGCGCTGCAGCTGCGGGCCATTCAGGGCGTCGGCCAGACGGGGTTGCGGACCTCCCGGCTGGCGAGGGTGGTTGGCGGCGCGCCGCCGTCGCGGCCGGGGCCGGTGATCATCGCGCCTCTCGTCCTCGGGGACGCGCCCCTCGGGGTCCTCCGCCTCGACGGGCCCGTCCAGGCCCCCGCCTTTCGCGAGCGGCCCCAGGAGTTGCTGCAGGCCTTCGCCGGCGAAGCCGCGCTGACGCTCCAGCGCCTCGCCCTCCAGCGCGCGGCGGCGCGCAGCGAGGTGCTCGAAGAAGCCAGCGAGGCGAAGACCAGCCTCATGATGTCCCTCTCCCATGACCTGAAGACCCCGCTCGCGGCGATCAAGGCCTCGGTCTCCAGCCTCCTGGACAACTCCGTTGACTGGCCGGAGGCCGACGTCAGGGCGTTCCTCGAGACCATAGACTCCCAGGTCGACCGCCTCGACCGGACGATCTCCGACATCCTCGACCTCAACCGCCTGGAGTCGGGCGGCGTACGTCCCCTTCTTCGCCAGGTCGAGGCGCGCGACCTCCTGGAGGACGCGCGCGAGCGGTGCCTGCCGCTCACCCGCGGCCGCACGGTGGAAGTCGACGCGCCTTCGGGACTCACCCTGGTGGTCGACCCATCCCTCGCCGTCCAGGCCCTGGTCAACCTCCTCGAAAACGCCGCCAAGTACTCGCCCGAGTCCGGCAGGCTGCGCTTGTCCGCGTCCGCGCTCGACGGCGACGTCGAGCTCGCGGTAGAGGACGAGGGCCCCGGCATCCCGGAAGAGGACCTGCCACGCGTTTTCGAGCGCTTCTACCGCCTGCCGCGTTCCGGCGGCGATGCGCAGGGCACGGGCCTGGGCCTTGCCCTGGTGAAGGCCTTCACGACTCTCAGCGGCGGGAGCGTAGACGTGGCCTCCGGGCCTTCGGGGTCCCGGTTCTCGCTGCGCTTCCCTGCCGGCACGGTCAGCCGGGGCGCCGCATGA
- a CDS encoding MBL fold metallo-hydrolase: MEHVEGVHRVPGVRGANAYLLTFGPLTLVDCGLPGSGRAIIDFLAALGHPPDALQRILLTHRHPDHCGAATYLRQRTGAEVCAHAAETEVVGELRVVRGTLNLGGAIVDRLLEDGEELPGGIRAVHCGGHTAGSLSYYVPARGLLFLGDMAINNVDRLSRPIAFSNEDSDAYERGLERLAALGAEAGFFGHGPPLTQGLSSALTALCQRPRSPLWRALLRYAFLRLRHPFGRD, encoded by the coding sequence TTGGAGCACGTCGAGGGAGTCCACAGGGTACCGGGGGTCCGAGGCGCCAACGCCTACCTTCTGACCTTCGGCCCCCTGACGTTGGTCGACTGCGGCCTACCGGGTTCGGGGCGGGCCATCATCGACTTCCTCGCCGCGCTGGGACACCCGCCTGACGCGCTCCAGCGCATCCTGCTCACGCACCGCCACCCGGACCATTGCGGCGCAGCGACCTACCTGCGCCAGCGGACCGGCGCGGAGGTGTGCGCGCACGCTGCCGAGACCGAGGTCGTCGGCGAACTGCGGGTGGTGCGCGGCACCCTGAACCTTGGAGGCGCGATCGTCGACCGGCTGCTCGAGGATGGGGAAGAGCTCCCGGGCGGGATCCGCGCGGTGCACTGCGGCGGGCATACGGCCGGCAGCCTCAGCTACTACGTCCCGGCGCGCGGCCTGCTCTTTCTCGGCGACATGGCGATAAACAACGTCGACCGGCTCAGCCGGCCCATCGCTTTCAGCAATGAGGACTCGGACGCCTACGAGCGCGGACTCGAGCGGCTCGCGGCGCTCGGGGCGGAAGCCGGGTTTTTCGGACATGGCCCACCGCTGACTCAAGGCCTGAGCAGCGCCCTGACCGCGCTGTGCCAGCGGCCGCGGTCACCGCTGTGGCGGGCGCTGCTGCGCTACGCGTTTTTGCGCCTGCGCCATCCCTTCGGACGGGACTGA